In the Zingiber officinale cultivar Zhangliang chromosome 5A, Zo_v1.1, whole genome shotgun sequence genome, TTCCTAGCCTATCCTAGCTTCAAATCTGTGTACACTACAACAAGAGAAATAATTtttctacaccttacctcaattcaaacCTCCACTGCTGACTCACGGTCGAAAACCTTGCTGCTAGAAAACTATTGCCGGAAACCAGAAACAGTTAGCACATACAATCCCAAATCCAGCTAGTTAGGAATTCTAGCAATAATTTACCTAAATCCACATCGCTGTTGAACTGAACGAGAATCTTTACCTAACTTTCCTCTTCTTCGGTGATGGCAGCAAGCAAATCAGATGCTGGTGGTGGCACTTGGTCAAGAGATGCCAACACACAGTGAGCTCATGCTGGAACTGATCCTCATCGACCAAAGCAGAGGGATAAAGGAAGAGGAAATCAGCAATTCTAGGTAAAAATGGgtggctcggcagaacctggttATCAGCAACCGGTGTTGGTTCGATCGATGGTAGTGTGGAACAGAGATCCGACGGTGAAATCTAGGGCATGGGAGGAGATCGACGGCTCTACCTCGACCGGCAAAGTCTCCGATCTGGCCTTCGACAAGGAGGCGACACTGGCTCAGGGAGGAAGCTAGGGCTCGACGTTGCTCACTTCTCGTCTTGGGCAAGCGGCCGATTGGTTCTTGGGCGGTGCTGCGAGATCGAGAGGAAGACGATCTGGCTCGGGGAAGAGAAGGAGGCTTCGGTGTTAGGGATGGCTAGGGCAGAGAGAAGGCGGCGCCCGGGCGACAAGGGTGGCGATCGAGCGGAGAAGATTCATGGAGAAGATGAGAGGGGGAAGAAAAAGAGACGGCGAGGAAGAAGAGGAATCGGGAAAacgaagagaagagaagagaggaagagtcGGGCAAGGGTTCGGCGacgggagaagaaaaagaaaaaggaaaagaaaataaaaataaaacttttcctcgtttaaatgggtagTTTAAACAGGTTTTCCTgtggcccaataattgatccaTTTGCTGTTTGCTGTAGGGCCGAGCGGGAAGGTCATTTAGCCGGAAGTCCACTGCCCGTGTAATCTGCTGTCGGCCGAGTGGGATAACCGCTCGGTCGGAAATCCACTATCCTTGTGATCTGTCGTTGGGTCGAGCGGGCTGGTCGCTCGGCCAAGCGTTCACCATCCGCGTGCTCGGCTGATGTTGAGCCTGCTGCTAGGCGGAgaagccgctcggccgaagttgaactcGGTTGATGCCGTGTCTTGCcgtctggccgagcggggtagctgctcggctCGGCTTCCGCATCTCGTTCTTTCTTGAGAGTCAGTTGTTTGGATGCTCCCCGGTCGGGACATGCTTCACTCGACCGCCCGATGCCCTATAAGAGTTGACCTCTTTAACTTTGACCTCCTCTGACCTCCACCGTAGCAGTGGGGTGGAGtccctcatcatcaccgcatcaaatACTATTAATGATATGGTGCGATATAGAATTCAATAGAGGGACAAGGTCCATGTAATTTACCCTAAAGAATTAGGGCTAATATAgcttgaagatgatgatgatgatgatgatgatgatgataatgataagTGAATGTggaattgtataaaaatactggTGCTTGGTGGGAGGAATTGATTCTATATCAGCCAGGAAATTGATGCAATGGATATATGCTAATTGTTATACATACAGATGATTTTGAGAGTGAGATGTTGTTAGAGGCATTTTAGAGAAGATTCCTAGAACTGAACTAGTAGATGAATGTTTATTTTCAAACTAATTATATGGTTGCCTAGGAGACCAGAAGATTTGATTCAGTTTTTGAGACCCTATATTACATCATAGGGTTGAGATAGGATTGTGGCATCCTCTTGTTGTGTGATACCCGGAGCAATATTTAGCACTCTTTAAGTTTGGTTTACTAGTTGAATTTGGCTAGCACCATGAAAAGTATTTTGTTATGTCAAAACATATATGTGTACTCAACAACCACCAAGTCTTATTCCACTAGGTGGGATCAAAACATGTAGGTGTAAACTAACAAATTTGATCATTAGGATTTAAAAAGCCAACAAACTAAGGGATAGTATTGATACAAACATTCATGAAGAAGCTTTTGTACATGTAGTACTTTTTGAGGTTTAAAATTAAGCTatgagatttgattttattccAAATGATACCAATATTTATACctcaagttagaaaattttagCTTAGTGACCACAAGACACTTGGCAATGATCCAAATTGAGTTGTAGGTGTATACATGTAGATAGATGAATCTAACTTGAAATATTACAATATGGAAGAGCAAGACCCAATCTATAATTTTGTCATCTCAAACAGGATGTTgataataagataaaatatgattagttctttttttttattgtttgcaAATAAAGATATTAATTGTTAAAATGTGTGAGTTGAAGATCTTTGTTTCCAATTAGGAAAAATGTGTTGATTGAGAATATAAAACACATTGAGACCTATCTTTCACTTGCACTTTAATCTTGGCCATATCAATTGAAGATATTTGTTGCCAATTGGAAAAGTGTTAGATACAGAATAGTACAACTACATTTAGACCTATCTTTTCACTTGCACTTGAATCTTGACCTTAGAATTGGATGATAAGTGCTTTGATGATTGCTCTTTGATTGAATTTTGGTTGTTTATTGTAAACTTTTATACATTCATGCTAAGATTTGAGGAACCAACTCAGTACTCTAAACAATCTACTGTAGGCCTATGAAATGAGAGGTTTTACAATATGGAAAATTTATGTTTGCTCCTTCCTTGAATTTATACAATCTTGCAAGTCTTGGTCAAATCTAGACTTGATTTTATTGAATCCACCTGAGATTTCTCCAATCTTCATAATTACCAATAGAGTTAAAGCTAAAGTTATTGATTTTTTGGTTGAGCTAATTAAACATTATGATGTTTAAATTTCTTGATTTAAAGTTTAGACTCCATTTCATGGAACAAACAATATGCTTTTAAGACATTTATACAGTTGTTTGTGTGTATATTGACACTAATTTTCTTCTTTACTGAACAAGGAATTGGGAATCTCACAAATCTCAAAATGCCTATCAGAGGTTGCAAAGTGTGAGCAAAAGATATTGGTGAGTTTACATTGGCATCAATGCtggattattatattttaaatgattTGTGCATGGTATCTTGACCAGGAAGAATCGGCTGTCTAATCTGTTTCAATTTTATCCACAAAAAGACATAGACATAACATGCATTATTGATACGTGTGGCTATTATTTGCTTGATTCACGTGTATTCTGGTTCATTGAAATTTTATCTGAAGAAAGATAGtactaaaaaattttataaaattttttgtgCTTAGCGATTTTTTTATATTGCAGAAACCTCGTGCAAGCTCCAAAATCAAGAGAAAAGATGCAACAGTTGAGATTAGACGCTCTTCAAGAGTACGGAACATAGTTTCTTCTTATCGTGATCAAGTAAGAAATGGTTTTCTTTTGTGATATGAAGAAAAAGTTCTGTCTTGTTGTAGCTTAAACATTGCTCTAAAAAGAAAAAAGTAGTTTATCATTGCTAGTTTGCGACCTCTTATTCTTCTAGCCATTATGTTTGAGTCCTCAATTAATATATAATCATCATATAGATGCTAATTATCtcaatatttcaaaaattttatctcATTGTTTATTCACAGATAATTAATCTTAACACTTTGATTCTCGGATAAATAAGAAGATATAAATTTAAAGCAATTTCCTCAAGGCACTATATAATGCAATACAAGATTATATTTAGCTCAATGTTTAATCATGGATATTAACCTTGCCATTGTGATTttcaaataaataagaaaatttacaTTTAAATCATTCTCATTAAGGTTCTGTACAATGCAATAGAAGAGTTTAAATTTTAGCCAATTGAGTAGCATTGAAGTAGGACTAATGTTTTAATTGAATTAGACCTTCAATGTGCGGACTTAAGTCATCATTTTTGTGAAGGACCATTTTATCcaatttcttcttgtttttgaaaaatcaaaatcattATACAATATCGTTTCTGGTATTTGGGACACCACTATTCTGAGCTATTCATGGTATTTTAGCACACAAAAGTTTGACCACAATTGTAGTTCAGCTTTTTTTATGTCAGTTGTACCACTAAACAAGATCAATACCAAGGCGCACCCCTGCCATACACATCACAAAGTTCTCCATGAAGGGCCTTCATAGACACCCACTTTGTATTTTCATCTATGCACATGAAGGGTCTGCATAGACATTTGTTTTGCATTTTCATGTGTGCGCATATATAAATGTCAGTATCTATGGCATCATAGTATGCTATTTTGGATCCTTGTAAAGTTGTATATGATAATGATTTTATCTTGCTATCCATACCAATATAATAAGGTATATTGCCTAAGATGCTCCCTTAAAAAGGATTATCTAAGAGTTTTGTTCCTGAAACAAGCACATTAGCCAATGTTAATTTTATTAGTATTGAGATCAAAATGTAACTGCTATATTATATAAGTATTCAATTGTCAAATTAGTATACTTGATGTCCTATATACTAATGCTCATATCTGTTAAGTCGGATGGTTTAAAATTGTATTGTTCTTGATTTTAAGGATCACCTGCTCCATAGTACATATACTCAACATTGTATACTCAAAACCTTCAACGTGTGAGAAAACCCATTACAATAACTTCTTTAACCTAGTAACTCTAGCAatgttaattaaaattaaatcatagaCAAACTATATTTTAATAAGTATTGTCTCCCTCATCCATTTGTCTTAATTCTCGAGTTATGGGACTGCACTGcctttttttatattttctggTGAGTGGTGACAGGTTACAACAAAATAAATTTCTCTATGCATGTGGAGCCTGCCTAGTGTTATGTTATATATTGTTTGGTTGAATATTCTTAGCCAATATGGCTATCTATTTAAAGTTCTTAAAATTCACCTCAGGTTGATGAAGCAGAACTGCAATCATTCCGTAAAAGGTGTCACACGTTGATTTCTAAAGTTACAGATTTAGACCAACCTGGTTCACTTCTTGTTTGATGCTTATCAATAATTTTACCAGATACTGTAGAAGTGGACAGAGTGGAAGAGCATACACTGGAAGAGTTGTATCCTATGAAGAACAAGTTCAAGCAGTAAAGAAAGCAGAAGGACTTCAGAGCAATTTAGATCCTAGCTACCCCTCCTTTGTCAAGACTATGCTTCGATCGCATGTGTCTAGCTGCTTTTGGCTTGTAAGTGTTTTTGCCATGCTTGAATATAAAGTCGGCTCACTGTAAATACAAAAAAATGAGCTTAATCAGGATTAAAACTTCACGCTGCTTTAACTAGGGACTTCCAACAAGGTTTTGCAAGCAACATCTACCTCCGAATGAGTTAAAAATGGTGCTAGAAGATGAGAACGGAACCGAGTATGATGCTGTATATATAGGAAACCGAACTGGCCTCAGTGGTGGCTGGAGAGGCTTTGCAATGGATCACAATTTGGAAGATGGGGATGCCTTGGTGTTTGAATTGAGAGAACCTGCAAGATTTAAGGTATTCTCATTTTCACAGATCAATTCTTTTCTTAGCCATTATCTTGGCATGAATTCGTTCAATTCTTTCATTTTAGTTTAAACGTCAAAAGAACTTATTGCAGATTTACATTATAAAAGCCATTGACATTGACAGTCCCAACAACAAGATTGCTGGATGTATTGAACAAACTGGATCACCAGAAACAGAGGAAACTCCACAATTACCTGCATCTCAAAAGCACAAATCCAGGTCGTGCTCTAGAAGAAAACGGGCTAAGACTCATAAATCTGCCTGTAGTTGAATCTTCATACATGGAATCGAAGTTGGTGCTTGAGGTGTTTCTGGTCTACGATAGTGAAAGGTAATCAACCTGCTTCAGTATAGTAACATGCAAGACTAGATACTAAGTGTTTGTGGATTGAGAGTAAGATGATTTTTTGTCAGTTCACCATCTTCCCTCAAGGATCTTCTTGCGATCTAGATGTCAGTAAGGACAATGTAACAACAGTTGCATCTATCAGTGTGGTTAAACAACAGTTACACCTGGTGGAAACTATCACAATTCTAGCATTAACCTTACTTCTATCTAAAGAGTTCCTCCCGAGTAAACATGTGGTATGgtgcattttgaatttttttttgctgCTCTTGAATTGTCATCATTCCTTTTTCAGAATTATAGTAAATTATTTGTTTAGGAGCTGAACCCATGTTTGGAAGTGCATTAATAATTGTATTAGATTATAAGTATAATTAAAACATCAATTAGAAGtgcttaaaataaaataaaaaaattaatggcACCCTTGAAATTAAAGTGAGATTAAGAGAAGAATGATAGAGTCATGAATAGTGGTGTAATGGATTGTGCTCAAGCTAGGCCGTGTTGAATCCAAGATGGCTTATATTTTATTGAGTGGGTCagatgcaatatgatttttagaattttttttacttttatttttagttattcaCTTCAATACtaattatcaaaattttataatttaccaTTCAAAAGGTGTATATTCATATTttagttaataaatttttattttaaaaatatttataaacttTTTTTTATGACATACTTTTAAGCATATTTACAATCCAAACACTTGGAGTTAATATACTATTACttcaaataagagaacataataatgtaattaatatatatatattaatttagtTCTTTTCTAATTCAGAGTTATGTAAAATCTATTTGATAATGAAAATTGATAAATGACACCATCCACTCAGTTCAAATCTTATGTTCTGAAAATCTTTCTGTTCCTCTGTTCCACACAAATAACGACAAGGTTTGTTGGatttcaatcaaa is a window encoding:
- the LOC121981262 gene encoding B3 domain-containing protein Os05g0481400-like isoform X1 yields the protein MASDANSYEELRRQRVQENLKHLEELGISQISKCLSEVAKCEQKILKPRASSKIKRKDATVEIRRSSRVRNIVSSYRDQVDEAELQSFRKRYCRSGQSGRAYTGRVVSYEEQVQAVKKAEGLQSNLDPSYPSFVKTMLRSHVSSCFWLGLPTRFCKQHLPPNELKMVLEDENGTEYDAVYIGNRTGLSGGWRGFAMDHNLEDGDALVFELREPARFKIYIIKAIDIDSPNNKIAGCIEQTGSPETEETPQLPASQKHKSRSCSRRKRAKTHKSACS
- the LOC121981262 gene encoding B3 domain-containing protein Os05g0481400-like isoform X2 — encoded protein: MASDANSYEELRRQRVQENLKHLEELGISQISKCLSEVAKCEQKILKPRASSKIKRKDATVEIRRSSRVRNIVSSYRDQVDEAELQSFRKRYCRSGQSGRAYTGRVVSYEEQVQAVKKAEGLQSNLDPSYPSFVKTMLRSHVSSCFWLGLPTRFCKQHLPPNELKMVLEDENGTEYDAVYIGNRTGLSGGWRGFAMDHNLEDGDALVFELREPARFKSQQQDCWMY